In Ogataea parapolymorpha DL-1 chromosome I, whole genome shotgun sequence, the following are encoded in one genomic region:
- a CDS encoding putative PfkB family carbohydrate kinase (Mak32): MSVFCSLGMFILDEIHFADGTSLYNVLGGGGVFAMAGSRIVLGSQQSRLCGGIIDIGSDCPEEILRELQSWNLGAVFRYDNTRLCTRGWNKYGLNDWREFKYMTPKRRIEVADLKQHEHLIRSRSFHLLCSPGSLREMLESIISARPDKPLIVYEAIPDRCRPEHLEALNAALEHVDVFSPNAAEAAAFFGEPEPTDKENCERVARMHKARVLLVRCGALGSLLYANGQIKWFPAYHDDPARSDYKVVDPTGCGNTFVGAFATQLALSGDLEEACISATVASGLAIEQYGPPRLEDADRWNGTFFEQRVQNYRNRLGSS; this comes from the coding sequence ATGTCCGTTTTCTGCTCCCTGGGCATGTTTATCCTCGACGAAATCCATTTCGCCGACGGAACGTCCCTTTACAACGTTCTTGGCGGAGGTGGCGTATTTGCCATGGCGGGCTCGCGGATTGTCCTCGGAAGCCAGCAGAGCAGGCTCTGTGGTGGTATTATAGATATCGGCAGCGACTGTCCTGAAGAAATATTGCGAGagctgcagagctggaatcTGGGCGCAGTCTTCCGCTACGACAATACACGGCTATGCACGCGCGGATGGAACAAGTACGGACTCAACGATTGGCGTGAGTTCAAATATATGACGCCCAAACGCAGAATCGAGGTGGCCGATTTGAAGCAGCACGAGCACTTGATCCGGTCGCGGTCGTTTCATTTGCTCTGTTCGCCTGGCTCTCTGCGCGAAATGCTGGAATCCATCATCTCTGCGCGACCAGACAAGCCGCTAATTGTCTACGAAGCCATTCCTGACCGGTGTCGGCCAGAACATCTGGAGGCCCTGAATGCCGCCCTTGAACACGTCGACGTGTTCTCTCCCAACGCGGCAGAGGCTGCTGCATTTTTTGGCGAGCCTGAGCCAACCGATAAAGAAAATTGCGAAAGGGTAGCACGCATGCACAAGGCCCgcgtgctgctggtgcgGTGCGGCGCTTTGGGCTCGCTTCTGTACGCCAATGGCCAAATCAAGTGGTTTCCCGCATACCATGATGACCCTGCCCGCAGCGACTACAAGGTTGTGGACCCAACAGGCTGCGGTAACACGTTTGTGGGGGCTTTTGCTACGCAGCTAGCTCTGAGCGGTGATTTGGAGGAGGCGTGCATTTCTGCGACGGTAGCAAGCGGGCTTGCGATCGAACAGTACGGACCGCCTCGACTGGAAGACGCTGACCGCTGGAATGGCAcattttttgaacagcGGGTCCAAAACTATCGCAACCGACTGGGTAGCTCCTGA
- a CDS encoding putative aminotransferase yields MTVDNKETSYVFQKQINDKGLLCVGAKGDGMYLVLENPHTKEQKVLFDAVSGAAVNSLPHQDPEITEAMGQFAKESVYTFGAYYANYAAEDLGKFLCEKSGGDFASALWTSSGSEANENAMKIIKQYHNELKDYKRCKFIGRKQSYHGFTTGTLAIGDGSRKYQFADILIDESKTPKVSPVYPYRNQKPGQTEEEYTKELLDELEQTFIDNDPSTIAGMIIETVGGSTFGTSVPTKGYLDGCREICHKYGALFMLDEVMCGLGRCGYPFTYKSPEFGLSSGGPDLCSVGKTIGSGFVTLAGLLISPGVKKVFAEGSGSILGAQTYHSHDFNCRVGLAVQKKIYRDNLIENVRINGAYLKEQLKLKLKDAKYAGDVRGAGNFLSVEAVKDKATKEPFDPKEKVGTQLGNFCFERGMTIMGVTGTIESKLVNNSELVCIGDHVTIAPAYTFTKEHCDFIANTIAGAFADLEKKYAA; encoded by the coding sequence ATGACTGTTGACAACAAAGAAACCTCCTACGTGTTCCAAAAACAAATCAACGACAAGGGCCTGCTCTGTGTCGGTGCCAAGGGCGACGGTATGTAcctcgttctggaaaaccCGCAcaccaaggagcagaaggtGTTGTTCGACGCTGTTTCAGGAGCAGCCGTCAACTCGCTTCCTCACCAGGACCCAGAAATTACTGAGGCCATGGGCCAATTCGCCAAGGAGTCCGTTTACACTTTTGGTGCCTACTACGCCAACTACGCTGCTGAAGACCTTGGAAAGTTCCTTTGCGAGAAGTCCGGCGGCGATTTCGCGTCTGCTCTGTGGACCAGCTCGGGTAGCGAGGCCAACGAGAACGCCATGAAGATTATCAAGCAATACcacaacgagctcaaggacTACAAGAGATGCAAGTTCATTGGCAGAAAACAGTCGTACCACGGCTTCACCACCGGAACGCTGGCCATCGGTGACGGATCCAGAAAATACCAGTTTGCCGACATTCTGATCGATGAATCTAAGACTCCAAAGGTGTCTCCAGTGTACCCTTACAGAAACCAAAAACCGGGCCAAACCGAGGAGGAATACACtaaggagctgctggacgagctggagcagactTTCATTGACAACGACCCTAGCACGATCGCCGGAATGATCATCGAGACCGTCGGCGGCTCGACTTTCGGCACCTCCGTGCCAACCAAGGGCTATCTGGACGGCTGCAGAGAGATCTGCCACAAATATGGTGCCCTGTTCatgctggacgaggtcATGTGTGGTCTAGGAAGATGCGGCTACCCATTCACCTACAAGTCGCCAGAATTCGGTCTGTCTTCGGGCGGACCAGACCTCTGCTCGGTCGGCAAGACCATTGGCTCGGGCTTCGTCACTCTTGCTGGCCTGCTGATCTCGCCAGGCGTGAAAAAAGTCTTTGCCGAGGGCTCTGGAAGCATTCTCGGCGCCCAGACCTACCACTCGCACGACTTCAACTGCAGAGTCGGCCTGGCCGTCCAAAAAAAGATCTACAGAGACAACCTGATCGAGAACGTCAGAATCAACGGTGCATACCTCAAGGAacagctcaagctcaagctcaaggacgCCAAATACGCCGGCGACGTGCGCGGAGCAGGAAACTTCCTTTCTGTCGAGGCCGTCAAGGACAAGGCCACCAAGGAGCCGTTCGATCCAAAGGAGAAGGTCGGTACCCAGCTCGGCAACTTCTGTTTCGAAAGAGGCATGACCATCATGGGTGTCACAGGCACCATCGAGAgcaagctcgtcaacaactCCGAGCTCGTCTGTATCGGCGATCACGTGACCATCGCTCCAGCGTACACGTTCACCAAGGAGCACTGCGACTTCATTGCTAACACCATTGCCGGCGCCTTTGCCGACTTGGAGAAGAAGTATGCTGCCTGA
- a CDS encoding Cytochrome b2, mitochondrial: MWRTSYRAFTTGKKPLPRLSRTLASSAKRFPRRSLGAAIVAGLGAALVCTQLPGRPQLSSESPALPKRIVPVAEFVKHNRPDDCWVAIRGQVYDMTEFLPHHPGGQSPIIRYSGHDATELFEQLHPKGTIEKHLPKEKHLGQLDGPAPTLEVAEDEFEEERLENVANMPNVNEVMNLHDFEYIAKKILPKGAWAYYSSGADDEVSMRENHYAYQRIYFRPRVLVDVSKVDTSTTLLGTPTSVPFYVSATALAKLGHPDGECSIARGAGKEGVIQMISTLASNSLEEIAAARVPGATQWFQLYVNEDRNVAFEMVKKAEKLGIKAIFVTVDAPSLGNREKDARVKFEGESDVQKSNEVVRSQGASRALSSFIDTRLTWDDVKKIKQSTKLPVLIKGVQRLEDVVQAVDDGFDGVVLSNHGGRQLDTAPPPVELLAEVVPELKRRNKLRPDFEIFIDGGVRRGTDILKALALGGQNVRVGVGLGRPFLYANSSYGENGVRKAIQLLKDELEMDMRLLGVRNLRELDETFVDTRRLIGRDAPDELYNQLYSPLKTVKFRNE, translated from the coding sequence ATGTGGAGAACCTCCTATAGAGCATTTACCACGGGCAAAAAGCCGCTGCCAAGGCTGTCCCGTACGCTGGCGTCGTCTGCTAAGCGCTTCCCACGCAGATCTCTCGGCGCCGCAATTGTGGCCGGTCTAGGAGCTGCCCTCGTGTGCACACAGCTGCCCGGCAGACCGCAGCTCTCCAGCGAGTCGCCTGCCCTGCCTAAGCGCATTGTGCCCGTTGCCGAGTTCGTCAAGCACAACCGGCCCGACGACTGCTGGGTGGCCATCCGTGGCCAGGTCTACGACATGACAGAGTTCTTGCCCCACCATCCAGGCGGCCAGTCTCCTATCATTCGGTACTCCGGCCACGATGCCACCGAATTGTTCGAGCAGCTCCATCCCAAGGGCACTATCGAGAAACATCTTCCGAAAGAAAAGCATCTCGGGCAGCTGGACGGGCCTGCGCCGACGCTGGAAGTGGCCGAagacgagtttgaggaaGAGCGGCTCGAAAATGTGGCCAACATGCCAAACGTCAATGAGGTGATGAATTTGCACGATTTCGAGTACAttgcgaaaaaaatcctCCCCAAAGGTGCGTGGGCGTACTACTCGTCCGgcgccgacgacgaggtgagCATGAGAGAAAACCACTATGCGTACCAGCGCATTTATTTCCGGCCCCGCGTCCTGGTGGACGTGAGCAAGGTGGACACCAGCACGACGCTGCTGGGCACGCCGACGTCTGTGCCGTTCTACGTGAGCGCGACGGCGCTCGCGAAGCTGGGCCACCCGGACGGAGAGTGCTCCATTGCGCGCGGCGCGGGCAAGGAGGGCGTGATCCAGATGATTTCCACCCTGGCGTCGAACTCGCTCGAGGAGATCGCTGCGGCGCGCGTCCCTGGTGCCACGCAGTGGTTTCAGCTGTATGTGAACGAGGACCGCAACGTGGCGTTTGAAATGGTGAAGAAAGCCGAAAAACTCGGCATCAAAGCCATTTTCGTCACCGTGGACGCTCCGAGCCTCGGCAACAGAGAAAAGGACGCACGGGTGAAATTCGAAGGCGAGTCGGACGTGCAAAAGAGCAACGAAGTCGTGCGCAGCCAGGGCGCCTCGCGCGCGCTGTCGTCGTTCATCGACACGCGGCTCACTTGGGACgacgtgaaaaaaatcaagcagAGCACCAAGCTGCCCGTGCTGATCAAAGGTGTGCAACGGCTTGAGGACGTGGTGCAGGCCGTGGACGACGGATTCGACGGGGTTGTGCTGTCGAACCACGGCGGACGGCAGCTGGACACGGCGCCACCGCccgtcgagctgcttgccGAGGTGGTGCCGGAGCTGAAGCGGCGCAACAAGCTGCGGCCCGACTTCGAGATATTCATCGACGGCGGCGTGCGTCGCGGCACAGATATCCTCAAGGCGCTGGCCCTGGGCGGCCAGAACGTGCGTGTGGGTGTGGGTCTCGGCCGGCCGTTCCTGTACGCCAATTCGTCGTACGGCGAAAATGGCGTCCGCAAGGccatccagctgctcaaggacgagctcgagatgGACATGCGGCTGCTGGGCGTGCGCAACCTGCgcgagctcgacgagaCTTTCGTCGACACAAGACGTCTGATTGGCCGCGATGCGCCGGACGAACTGTACAACCAGCTGTACAGCCCGCTCAAGACGGTCAAATTTAGAAACGAATAG
- a CDS encoding putative transporter, producing MNSVRAARRPSTRSYADDDDLSLLADESFHQYGSINEEHYIQGRRASMKSSMSQLNPLNLIPTKTTDAGIILEVETSTFQELGLLAVSAIPLVITFLLQFSLTVASVFSVGNLGSQELAAVSLSNLLCNVSAYAIIQGIASSLSTLCPQAYGRKDYRAVGMHSLRCLVLLLLLYVPMYAFLHWGSRPLLLKIIQDERLSDLASSYLKRLLYGVPGYIVFEVLKQYLQAQGIFHASTLVLVLCAPLNIFLNYQLVWNETYGIGFLGAPTAVVITNWCMASMLFCYAVFVNGYQCWCGFSRDVFRNWSRTLQLAGPGVIMIEAEWLAFEIITFASSKFGTAALASQSIMTTTGSTIYQIPLAISVAASTRVAWFIGSASKDAAVKSAHAATWMSVLFGAINAVVLVRFRKEVVSCFSSDPEVVELASKVLIIGAAYQVNDAIACVSGGVLRGQGRQYISGWLNLVSYYVFALPIAFACGFHLHMGLIGLWIGMMCALCFVSLAECYYVLTTDWDTLIKRSIEEGMKEQASFQEALLDQASFQEVIIPGSASLRPVRSHSLLPIPV from the coding sequence ATGAACTCTGTCAGGGCGGCCAGGCGGCCCTCCACGCGCTCCTACGCAGACGATGACGACCTCTCGCTGCTGGCCGACGAGTCGTTCCACCAGTACGGCTCGATCAACGAGGAACACTACATACAGGGCCGAAGGGCGTCGATGAAGTCGTCCATGTCGCAACTCAACCCACTCAACCTCATTCCCACCAAGACGACCGACGCAGGCATCATCCTGGAGGTCGAGACGTCTACTTTCCAGGAGCTTGGCCTGCTGGCAGTGAGTGCGATCCCGCTGGTGATCACGTTCTTGCTCCAGTTCTCTCTCACTGTTGCGTCCGTTTTCAGCGTGGGCAACCTCGGCTCGCAGGAATTGGCTGCCGTGTCGCTGTCGAACCTGCTCTGCAATGTCTCTGCATACGCCATCATCCAGGGAATCgcgtcgtcgctgtcgacgCTGTGTCCGCAGGCGTACGGCAGAAAAGACTACAGGGCCGTGGGCATGCATAGCCTGCGGTGTCTGGTACTACTGTTGCTGCTGTACGTGCCGATGTACGCGTTTTTGCATTGGGGATCGCGGCctctgctgctcaaaatcatcCAGGACGAGCGGCTGAGCGACCTCGCCTCATCATACCTGAAACGGCTGCTGTACGGCGTGCCTGGCTATATTGTCTTCGAGGTGCTGAAACAGTATCTCCAGGCGCAGGGCATTTTCCATGCGTCGACGCTTGTGCTTGTGCTGTGCGCGCCGCTCAACATCTTTCTCAACTACCAGCTGGTTTGGAATGAGACGTACGGTATTGGGTTTCTGGGGGCCCCCACGGCCGTCGTGATCACCAACTGGTGCATGGCATCGATGCTTTTCTGCTACGCGGTGTTTGTCAACGGCTACCAGTGCTGGTGCGGCTTCTCGCGCGACGTGTTCCGCAACTGGAGCCGTACCTTGCAACTCGCAGGCCCCGGCGTGATCATGATCGAGGCCGAGTGGCTCGCGTTCGAGATCATCACCTTTGCATCGTCCAAGTTCGGCACTGCCGCTCTAGCGTCGCAGTCCATCATGACCACCACCGGCTCGACCATTTACCAGATCCCGCTCGCGATATCTGTGGCCGCATCGACCAGAGTGGCCTGGTTCATCGGGTCGGCGTCCAAGGACGCCGCCGTCAAGTCTGCGCACGCGGCCACGTGGATGTCGGTGCTTTTTGGCGCGATCAACGCCGTCGTGCTCGTGCGTTTCCGCAAAGAAGTGGTCTCGTGCTTCTCGAGCGACCCCGAGGTCGTCGAGCTTGCCAGCAAGGTCCTGATCATCGGTGCCGCGTACCAGGTGAATGACGCCATTGCCTGTGTCAGCGGCGGCGTCCTGCGTGGCCAGGGCCGCCAGTACATCAGTGGCTGGCTCAACCTCGTCAGCTACTATGTTTTTGCGCTGCCGATCGCGTTTGCTTGCGGATTCCACCTGCACATGGGACTCATTGGCCTCTGGATCGGCATGATGTGCGCGTTATGCTTTGTGTCGCTTGCAGAGTGCTACTACGTGCTCACCACCGACTGGGACACTCTCATCAAGAGGTCCATCGAGGAGGGCATGAAAGAGCAGGCCAGCTTCCAGGAGGCGCTGCTCGATCAGGCTAGTTTCCAGGAGGTCATTATCCCCGGCAGCGCGAGCCTGCGGCCTGTGCGGAGCCACTCGCTACTCCCGATTCCTGTGTAA
- a CDS encoding Phenylalanine--tRNA ligase alpha subunit — MSSLQLRILHTLGQKQQIANTAAEFADVDTAAMQAALMSLAARNMVEYKTHESDRWTLTAEAKDIVAHGSHEYRLLQKVTEALDGLKISDVDSVMGSNGKVAQGRAFKNGWIAKEGDKLVAKVAAGSQVQDATAEQLKEIEKTGTLANKKDLAELKKRKLITQSKVFTYSVSKGAEFALEIKQLETDITSDMVVSGSWSKAEFKPYNFDSQGVMPSAGALHPLNKVREEFRQIFFSMGFSEMPSNQYVESGFWNFDTLFVPQQHPARDLQDTFYLKDPATAKEPQDKEYWENVKTVHQDGAYGSIGYRYPWKGEESLRTVLRTHTTAISSQMLKKLAADPKPTRLFSIDRVFRNEAVDATHLAEFHQVEGVFADYNLTLGDLIGFMQQFFDKMGVHDLRFKPTYNPYTEPSLEIYAWHNGLGKWVEIGNSGMFRPEMLEAMGLPKDMRVLGWGLSLERPTMIKYAVSNIRELLGHKVDLDFIENNPAARLDEAIF, encoded by the coding sequence ATGTCGTCGCTCCAGCTCAGAATTTTGCACACGCTGGGccaaaagcagcagatcgcCAACACGGCGGCCGAGTTTGCGGATGTCGACACGGCGGCCATGCAGGCGGCACTGATGTCGCTCGCGGCCAGAAACATGGTGGAATACAAGACCCACGAAAGCGACAGGTGGACGTTGACGGCGGAGGCCAAGGATATCGTTGCGCACGGCTCACATGAGTACCGGCTGCTCCAGAAGGTGACGGAGGCGCTGGACGGACTCAAGATCTCAGATGTCGACAGCGTGATGGGCAGCAACGGAAAGGTGGCCCAGGGCAGAGCGTTCAAGAACGGCTGGATCGCCAAGGAGGGCGATAAGCTGGTCGCCAAGGTCGCTGCGGGCAGCCAGGTACAAGATGCGACCGCGGAGCAGCTTaaggagatcgagaagaCAGGCACTTtggccaacaagaaggacCTGGCcgagctgaagaagagaaagctGATTACGCAATCCAAAGTGTTCACGTACAGCGTTTCGAAGGGCGCCGAGTTCGCTCTGGAAATCAAGCAGTTGGAAACCGACATCACCAGCGACATGGTCGTGAGCGGCTCGTGGAGCAAGGCCGAGTTCAAGCCGTACAATTTCGACTCTCAGGGCGTGATGCCGTCTGCTGGAGCGTTGCATCCGCTCAACAAGGTCAGAGAGGAGTTCCGAcagatcttcttcagcatgGGGTTCTCGGAGATGCCTTCTAACCAATACGTTGAAAGCGGTTTCTGGAACTTTGATACTCTGTTTGTGCCGCAACAGCATCCTGCCAGAGATTTGCAGGATACATTCTATCTGAAAGACCCAGCTACAGCAAAAGAGCCACAGGACAAGGAGTATTGGGAAAACGTCAAGACGGTGCACCAGGATGGCGCGTACGGGTCGATCGGGTACAGATACCCGTGGAAGGGCGAGGAGTCGCTGCGGACTGTTCTGAGAACACATACCACGGCGATCTCGTCGCAGatgctcaagaagctggcgGCCGATCCAAAACCAACCAGACTATTCTCGATCGATAGGGTGTTCCGTAACGAGGCGGTCGACGCGACCCATCTGGCCGAGTTCCACCAGGTCGAAGGTGTCTTTGCAGACTACAATTTGACGCTTGGAGACCTGATCGGGTTCATGCAGCAGTTCTTCGACAAGATGGGTGTTCATGACCTCAGATTCAAGCCAACATACAACCCGTACACCGAGCCTTCGCTCGAGATCTACGCCTGGCACAACGGGCTGGGCAAGTGGGTCGAGATTGGCAACTCCGGGATGTTCAGACCGGAGATGCTCGAGGCCATGGGTCTGCCAAAGGATATGAGAGTCTTGGGCTGGGGATTGTCACTGGAGAGACCTACGATGATCAAGTATGCGGTCAGCAACATTAGAGAGCTGTTGGGACACAAGGTTGATCTGGACTTTATTGAGAACAACCCTGCAGCCAGGCTTGATGAAGCTATTTTCTGA
- a CDS encoding general amino acid permease — translation MDSEKSISVVELEQQETSTSWLRRTLATFKPAAVTNGVDVPLKHQLGSFQMQMISLGGSIGTGLFLGSAQSLRDGGPGGILICYSLISVMVFCMVHSLAELACNFPVPGAFSYYATTFIDPSWGFAISWNYVMQWLVLLPLELSAASITFKFWDGFPIGDGYLITAFFVMMILINMLPVRIYGLAEVLFSVTKIVAIFGFLVTGLVILFGGVPHHAAILDRYWKDPGPFTPAGFKGVVAVFVTAAFSFSGTELCGLCAAETPNPIKSIPKASKQVFWRILFFYISSLTLVGLLVPYNEPRLMARGERSANSSPFVIAIRNAGIPVLPSIMNVAILISILSVGNSAIYATSRTLVSLAKAGMAPRCFGFVDQGGRPMVAIGVTLAFGCLSYVSLVGNGAQILFSWLLALSGLSSLLTWCSIGFSLVRFRSGLAAHGQSARDLCYVSRTGLWGAYVCFGFGVVVLVAQLWIAVLPVEGAASVEKFFKVYLGAFVVALFFAGHKLYVYVTTGELGFGVDPAQMDVFTGRLVADGGKKDGSESSI, via the coding sequence ATGGATTCAGAGAAAAGCATCAGtgttgtcgagctcgagcagcaAGAgacctccaccagctggctGCGCCGCACACTAGCCACATTCAAACCCGCCGCCGTGACCAACGGTGTCGACGTGCCCCTGAAACACCAGCTCGGCTCGTTCCAAATGCAAATGATCTCGCTGGGCGGGTCTATTGGCACCGGCCTGTTCCTCGGCTCCGCCCAGTCGCTCAGAGACGGTGGTCCCGGCGGTATCCTGATCTGCTACTCGCTCATCTCCGTCATGGTGTTCTGCATGGTGCACTCGCTGGCCGAGCTTGCGTGCAACTTCCCTGTTCCTGGGGCGTTCTCGTACTACGCCACCACCTTCATTGACCCGAGCTGGGGGTTTGCCATCAGCTGGAACTACGTGATGCAGTggctggtgctgctgccgctcgagctcagcgCCGCGTCCATCACATTCAAGTTCTGGGACGGGTTCCCGATCGGCGACGGCTACCTGATCACGGCGTTTTTTGTCATGATGATCCTCATCAACATGTTGCCCGTGAGGATCTACGGCCTTGCAGAGGTGCTGTTTTCGGTGACTAAAATCGTGGCTATTTTCGGCTTTCTGGTCACGGGACTTGTGATCCTGTTCGGCGGAGTGCCCCATCACGCAGCCATTCTCGACCGGTACTGGAAAGATCCGGGGCCGTTCACGCCAGCAGGCTTCAAGGGCGTTGTCGCCGTGTTTGTCACCGCCGCCTTCAGCTTTAGTGGCACAGAGCTGTGCGGCCTGTGTGCAGCAGAAACGCCAAACCCGATCAAGTCGATCCCCAAGGCGTCCAAACAGGTGTTCTGGCGGATTCTATTCTTCTACATCAGCTCACTCACGCTGGTGGGGCTGTTGGTGCCATACAATGAGCCGCGACTCATGGCTCGAGGCGAACGAAGCGCCAACAGCTCGCCGTTCGTGATTGCAATCCGCAACGCCGGCATTCCTGTGCTCCCGTCGATCATGAACGTGGCGATTCTGATTTCCATCCTGTCGGTTGGAAACTCGGCAATCTACGCCACCTCGCGCACACTGGTGTCGTTGGCCAAGGCGGGCATGGCGCCGCGCTGCTTCGGCTTTGTCGACCAGGGCGGCCGGCCAATGGTGGCCATCGGCGTGACGCTGGCGTTTGGGTGTCTGAGCTACGTGTCGCTGGTCGGCAACGGCGCACAGATCCTGTTTTCGTGGCTGCTTGCGCTGTCTGGGCTCAGCTCGCTGCTTACGTGGTGCTCGATCGGGTTCTCGCTGGTCCGCTTCCGCAGCGGCCTCGCCGCGCACGGGCAGAGTGCACGTGACCTCTGCTACGTGTCGCGCACGGGCCTGTGGGGCGCGTACGTATGCTTTGGTTTTGGCGTGGTGGTGCTGGTGGCGCAGCTGTGGATCGCTGTGCTGCCCGTCGAGGGCGCTGCGAGCGTGGAAAAGTTCTTCAAGGTGTATTTGGGGGCGTTTGTGGTTGCGCTTTTTTTCGCCGGGCACAAGCTGTACGTGTACGTGACCACGGGCGAGCTGGGCTTTGGCGTGGACCCAGCGCAGATGGACGTGTTTACAGGACGTCTCGTCGCAGACGGCGGCAAAAAAGATGGCTCAGAAAGTAGCATTTAA
- a CDS encoding 60S ribosomal protein L7 yields the protein MAAPIAKPESQIKKTKQAAKTAEQVAAEKKARKAANKEKRAAIFKRTEAYTKEYADAERALIAAKREAKANGSYYVEAEPKLVFVVRIKGINKIAPKPRKVLQLLRLTQINAGVFVKVTKATSELIKLVEPYVAYGYPSLSTIRHLIYKRGYGKINKQRIPLSDNAIIEASLGKYGIISIEDLIHEIYTVGPNFKQANNFLWPFKLSNPSGGWGVRRKFQHFIQGGSTGNREHYINDLVKKMN from the exons ATGGCTGCTCC AATTGCTAAACCAGAATCTCAAatcaagaagaccaagcAGGCTGCCAAGACTGCTGAGCAGGTCGCTGCCGAGAAGAAGGCAAGAAAGGCC GCCAACAAGGAAAAGAGAGCCGCTATCTTCAAGAGAACCGAGGCTTACACCAAGGAATACGCTGATGCCGAGAGAGCTCTGATTGCTGCCAAGAGAGAGGCCAAGGCTAACGGCTCCTACTACGTCGAGGCCGAGCCAAAGCTTGTCTTTGTCGTCAGAATCAAGGGTATCAACAAGATTGCTCCAAAGCCAAGAAAGGTGTTGCAATTGCTGAGATTGACCCAAATCAACGCCGGTGTGTTCGTCAAGGTCACCAAGGCCACCTCCGAGCTCATCAAGCTGGTCGAGCCATACGTTGCTTACGGTTACCCATCGCTCTCCACCATCAGGCACCTCATCTACAAGAGAGGTTACGGTaagatcaacaagcagaGAATCCCTCTCTCCGACAACGCCATCATTGAGGCTTCGCTCGGAAAATACGGTATCATCTCCATTGAGGACCTGATCCACGAGATCTACACCGTTGGTCCAAACTTCAAGCAGGCCAACAACTTCCTGTGGCCATTCAAGCTGTCCAACCCATCTGGCGGCTGGGGTGTGAGAAGAAAGTTCCAGCACTTCATCCAGGGTGGATCTACTGGTAACAGAGAGCACTACATCAACGACCTGGTCAAGAAGATGAACTAG